The Porites lutea chromosome 9, jaPorLute2.1, whole genome shotgun sequence sequence AGAGGGAGCATATTATTAATCAAAGATCTTTTCCAAGCACACACCATACTGACCAAACTTAGAGTGCACTCCTTTTGGGAAGATCCAGATTTAATAGGATCAGTGATCCAAGATCACTATGATCATGGTACATCCAATAAACCGATGAATCCTTTCCCAGGGTGGATCCATCAAATCCTTTGAAGTGCTGTGATCTGAGTGATCTTGAATCATGACTGATCCAGATCATCCCAAGAGAACGCACTCTTAGTGTTTTGATCAACTGATATTCTGATTAATTTGGGATGTtacattatacacttaatgtcaggtcccgagggaaacagttagttttgtcgaCTTCTTCGACTttgtctcgggaaacattaagACCCTCGggcaaacaaaactaactggttatatttctagactttcacttcaacagcgaCAAAAGAATAActggagcgaaccaaaacagtcgactcgatacttataacaacacaaatctaattctcaaaaccactgaatgaatgatttacaaagtactttccttatattatctgcatctttttcctccactagctgctgcttctcttctgggataacttttaaaatcgttgctttttcaatagcttgaggcttcgtgtttgtgttgttgtgttcattcacgaaaaagaaaactggcagtctttttcccgccttctgccACGCCATTTTCCActatgctttgatcacgtgctctgatgtatcccgagcggggtactttgccccccccccccgctatCGGgaaacatttgattttagtcaagccCACGTGatcaagaatcaaccaatggcagtccctgtttagttgagtgaaaatCTAGCAATATCATtcaactatcccccgaaggggaaGTGAATAGTGGAGGATATACATGTATACCGGGACGCAATCGAAACGTTGAGGTATATATCTAGGGCTAtgaaccgaccctgagggggatagttgttttactatttaccaaatcagttggataaaaatcaaaaaggagCTTTTTGTGAATAAAAGACGTCACTTTGTTAgagtttgtttacgttttaatTGACAGTGCTCTGGGGAtcatttgttattattttgttgcaaattcagtgggaaattttttttctacttgccagtaaacaccgacaagccaaatTTTGTCTTGGTATTTGTTGGCGCAGCTGATTTATTTACCGCTAAAATTTCATCTCTCAAAAAAGTCGCGAAACAAGAAGACATTTTGAATCCCATCACAAAACGGTGAATATCccaggatattccgagttacgggagtcaatcagaacgcgcgaaaattgctatccactgatttggtaaataccaAAACAATATATTAGGTTTACGCAACTGCAccctccccttccctccccAACCTGAATAAATAAAGGTTCTCTGTCTCAGTAAATCATAAATCTGACTAAGTTTAGTTTGTAGTAAGAACGATTATACTAGTATAActtaatcaactgctataacCGGtgataatagggaccttaagatacaaGTTGTTCTACAAGGTCAAGTAAGCAAACAAGTTTGCCATGTAGTTTTAGAAAACACAAGCACCATTTCCCAGatatgaaaatggcatcacttCCACTGGGTAGCCTAGCTGCATCTCCATGGTAAGAGGCAGCCTACCCATAATAATATATTGCGGTTACAGATATGGGTAAATTAACTGTACCCATATTGGGAAACAGTGTATCATAAGGTTAGTACTCTGACATAAAATAGCCTGCTGAGCAACATTTTATATTGTTGTGTTACTGGTCAGcgagcgtgcaaagaaagtagtgtctgatagcctggggctagtggattttgctatcggctGGTGaatactgtttttaacttgcctgatggaCAAGTGattgtttttgaggaattcaaatatcagaagaactgtgaaatcaattctgctcgtcaggaagtttttggggctagttgaaatgacatctggctagtaaatgctagttTCAGCTtgccgaatggcaagctgtaaaaatgattttctttgcaccctgctggTAAAAGTGATCTACATCTAACAAAAAACAATGAAGCCATACTACAATGAATGGTCCTGCCATGGCAAGGTTATGTCAGTTACCATCACCTAGTTTGTTCATTACTTCATGTAAAGAGCTAGAAGTAATGGAAGATCTGAGATACAGCATGATGTTAAACTGCCCAGCTCAGACTAGCTGGGGTGGATGAACTGTTTCTGAAATTGATCCCGCCTCTTGTGGTGGCACCTGAAAATAGTTGTTGAGGTTGCCTGAACAGAAGTATTTCCAACCATTATAGCAAATAAAGCAAACCAGATACACCAATGGTACATAAGCTAGAACATTCACAGTGTCTTTAAGGCCATCTTGAATGGAGTCTGAGGCATCACTTACCACGCTTGAACTGAAGATGACGACAAAGCACAAATTTGTGAGAAGAATAGCATCTAATGTATTCAACCAGTTGTAGCTGTCATTTTCATCAGTCTTGTAAGGACGAAGGTAAAGGCAGGTTACAACAATAATAACACTGGATGCTTCTAGTATTGATCTCTTAAGTGATCCAAATGGGACATATAGAGCAATAAGCAAGATGAAAACACGACATATGAAATAATATGCCGCAAACCATCTGTATTCATCTTTGAAGCATCTCTGAAATGTGTCAAAGAACAATCTGAAATTGTTTAAGTAAGGTATGCGCCTCAAGAACCATGGGGTAAAGAGAAGGACCAATggcagaaataaaacaaaaaacacaatcCAAAGACATGCAAGGATAGTAAATGGCAAGTGCTTTCTCCAATCTCTGGTAAAGTCAATGTTACCATCTGCATACAACACCCAACTTCCATTGATGGGAACGTAGTGGAGAATACGCCAAGAGATCAAAGTAACATTTGTGTAACAGAGGACTAACAGGGTACAAAATGCACGGGAAACATTTTTGTTTATATAACAGGATGGACGGTACCTTGCTATTTTACCCAAAGCAAACAGTAGGAGAAGAACATATGATGGAAGAATATAGTTAATACCAAGTTTATAAAGGTTAGTCATTCCATTGAAAAGGCAAGCTCCAACACCCTTGATTCTCCAGTTGGCCACACCAATGATGAATGTGATAAATGGATCAAGATATTGTCCCTCTTGTAAAAGAAATGCGATAATTTGATAAGAGTACAACCATGCATTGAGATAAGTTGTGAAGATGTCCAATTCAATACGTAGAACCACCAAAACTAACAGTAATGTCATTATGAAAAATACCAGGAGAAGCCAAAGGTGACTATTAAGGCATTCTTCCTGGCAATGTTCATCACCTAAGTTCACAGAGTAGTGGTCCTTACATGCTCCACACAGGACACTTGACCCATTGCGGCCAGTGGTACAAATTTTTTCAGAATCATACTGAAAAGATGAGGCTCTACACACATCACTGCAGTAGTCTGGAGGACAAGGGTATGTGCTGAATTTATCATCCACAAATCCACCCCAATATCCACTCTTTAACATAACATGTCTGAAGTCACCATTGCACTTTGCTATACCAGCCTCCTGCATACAAGAACATGTCTCACCATCCTTTTGCTCAAAACCAGGATAACATCCTCTTAACATCACAGGTTCAGAGAATTTATGAACAACACGACCAGCAATTGTATTGGCATGGACCTTGAAATCACTTCCTTGCTTTCCTTTTAGACTCAAATTGTTGATTTTGGGATAATCACCctgaatcaaaaacaaatttgaagctGTACCAAGAGTTACATTTCCATCAACAATGGTTACATTCACCACACCCAACACTGAACTGTTTTTCTCATCTATTAATTTGACAGTAGCATTAAAGCTCTCACTTGGAGAAACCTTCCAGTCTGATATGTTTATCTGAATCATGAATGCATCAGTAGCAATTTGTACTTTCGAACTTTCATTTCTATCTAAATACAGAATTGTGTTGGGCCACTCAAGTGATTCATTGTTTATGCGAGGTTGATTAGCCCACCGACATCCATCAAGAGTTGAGGCATACACAGAGTCACCACCACCAGTAGTATTCACCTTATTGCCTCCAAAAACTATTTTGGTTTTCCACTGAGTGACATTGTTGAGACTGAAGTGGTTGTTGTAAGCAACGAAGCAGGTACGAGTATTAAGTTCTGTGGTCTCAAAAGCCACCACAGGTGGCCCAGAATCCTTCACATAAATTGCTCCTCCACGCTCTACCGCAGTGTTATTAAAAAAGTTTAGTTGACTGTGTGGCATAAGCATGATAACTGATGCGCCATACAATCCTAGAGCCCCACCCTGACCTCCTATGTTGTATCTGAAGGTAACATGTCCAAAAACATGGACAACTGCATTTTCTACCACCATAGCAGTGTTGTTATTATACGCAATGCGATCAAcacctttaaaaataattggAGTTGAGAAGGAGTAGATTGCTCCCTGGCCAATGACATCTTCAGTCAAAACTATCATATTATTAGTGACATTGCAGTGCTCAAGAACAATTCTGTGGATTAGCATGGGTCCCCTTCCATGCAAGTCACTAAGACCATTTATAGGACGTGGGGAAGCTAGTCCAATAGCAGAGCCCATTGTTGCAGTATTGTTGTTCCACACACAGTTTATGTATTGAACATAAATACTTTCGTCGTTAAAAACCTTCAAATAAGAATTAGTTCCATGATGTGACACTCCTCCACCTAATACTGCTTTATTGCCGTCAAACGTGCAATCTTCATGTTTTATTTGGTTTGGAAGTAACTGCTGCTTGTCACTTGTAGCAAGTGTACCACTCCTAATAGCCCCTCCAGCAAAATctgctttgttatttttaaatatgCACCTTGTAACTTCCAGTGTGTTGTTTTGTACTTCATCTTGATATTCAATGAAAATCCCACCTCCCCAAAGAGCATGGTTGTCTGCGAAGTTACAAAGACTTATCTCAATGAAATTATTTTCTGCAGCACCCTTCACAAAAATTGACACCCCTCCTCCTCTTCCAAAGGGAAAATGATGATCTCCATATGGATTTTCAACCGCTGCTGTTATGCTCTGTTTAGGAGCatgattgtttttaaatgtgCAATTAGTGATAAAGAAGGTGTTGTTACTGTCAAAGTCAGCCAAAAAAGATGAATTTTGATCAAATGGAAATTCTCCCCCTCTGTACGTAAACTCCATGTAAATGCCACCACCAGCACGTGCAACATTTGTCGAAGTGAAGCTTTCATTGTGACCATTACCTTCAAATCTGGAGTGAGATATCTTCACACCTCCTACGTCATACATATTTATTCCTATCCCAGAACTGTTGATTATCCAGCAACTTTCGATGACAACGTTCTTGCAGTATACAAAAAAGACAGCCGAGTGAAACTGAATGTGAGCATTTAATTGTGCAAACGCATCACCAGCCGTGCTGTTATGCAAGCCACCGCATCCATGAAGCAATATTCCACTGAGCCTGATGTTTTCGCTCCGTTCAAATGACAAGCTGCCATTACGATGACAGTCAACCTTCACAAAGCTCGACTCTCCATTTCCAGCTAAGGAAATATTTGTCTTGTTGATAAAGTGAAAATGTTCAGTTAGGTTATATGGATAATACCCAGACTGCAGCGATACATTTCCGCTGAACGAAGAATTCTCGACGTATCTTAGAGCATAGTCGAGAGTTCGACATGGAACCGTTTTTTCATGTAAACACGAGGTGTTATCCTTACCACTTTCTTGGGAAACTACGATGGTTGTCGTCGCTTCTGGACGGAGCAACAAGAAAGGAGCCACGAACAACATTTTGAGACTGAAGGACAAGAACGAAAAAGAAAGTGGAACCATTGTGGAAACACTACACATGATGACAGAACCACTGTACTCATCGCGCGTATTCTGGGAAAACAGGGAACTAGACTATATTCTACTGAatctgcctcgtacccaggccagttGGCGCTATCCGAGCAACCACCACCATTAACCACCActatcgccgaggacgactatCAGCATTAATCCCCTTGGAATTGTTACTCAgctggcccgggttgctcgaaggaTTGTTTattgctaaccagcgttaaataccatggaaacctatacattttgatacctcttaaccaacggttagcggggggttagcgctaaccaggcttcgagcaaccggcaaACTTTGCTCTGTTATTGCGTTCGAGAAAGGGGAATGCCTACTATTCGTGTACCGTACACGAAGTAGTAACCGTTCTGTATGCGATTTCACGGTTTGGACGCAATCTTGGACCGGCCTCGCCTAGCACACTTTGCCTCGATCTCATGTGTTCAGTTGTTCTCGCCCTGGAGCTGGTATCTATTTTGTGACACTCGTTCACAGATGAAACTGTGGCGTTTTTCAGCGGCAGATTTTCTGTTTACCATGCACAGGTTTGTTTACATTGGAAAATTTCCATTCAAAGATAATCGGATATGTAAATATAATGTATGTTAATTTGcacactgtatttgtttttatggatgcaagcaagagagaatgatcattctctccTAATGCAAGCAAGATCAGCTTAGATCGATCATATTTGATTCTATTACAAATTGCatcttttcgcttttaaaagctatttacagcgttgtatttgcttttgtttctcaCCATTTATGAAAAACGTACATGGTGcgttgtattttgaaaacagaGCTAAGTAAGTGAGTCGTGTTAGCCTAGTTTCACACTACAAGGGTTTAAAGTGATACGCGAAGCTGAAACGTTTAAGAATAGATAAATAATTTTCTTCTAACTTGAAAACCTACCGTTATACATATAAGatgaaaacgtttttatacTTGAGTAAACTAAATGAGATGTTAAAAAAATCTCTTCGCACGTAGTTTTTGCGTCCAGTAAGACACACGTCCAATAAATGTGCGACTACAGTTTTGGGTTTTTTCAATAATGAAACAAACTGTTAACTTGAAAATCTGCATCTGAAGGACAAAGAATGGCAAGAAGTGTATTGTAATCTTTTTGAAACAGGCTTTAGTAAAACGTTTCTTGTGCACATTTTCTTCTACTTGACAATGGTCTCTGTCATCCTATGGAGACGTTCATTTTGGCTTAAAGACATCTTTAAAACCGGAACTGATTTGGGAACACACTGGTTGTTTACCGGGAAATCCAGTTGGAAAGTAGTGGAACACGACGTTTTGGGTCTTCCCAACAGAAAATTTCCGGGcgcaacggaacatctgaaaaaggTAGTCCTTTTTATTCCGGACGGAAAATTacaaacggaaattcgtgttccaaAGCCATTCTCaggtaaatggaactgatttgaacaaatggtaaacgcgattccgggacgaaatttaccagtcccgAACTTTTCAAACCATTTATCCAAACCGTGAACCGACCCGCAGTTTGCCCGAAGCAAGTGGGTTGTTTACCCAAGTTCCCAGAAAATCTGTTTGGAAAGTAAAGTCGACAGTAAAAGGAATTCGGATTTTTCCGGCTGGTTCCGGTGGAACATTTTCTGGAGCAAGAGATTTCTGAAAAGGTGGTCCTGTTTTTCCAGACAGAATATTCCAATCGGGAATTCGTGTTCCCAGCTTGAAAGTTGCTTGAAAGCCATGTTTGATACCACGCAGGCTACCAGTTTTaggctttcgcggccgtttttcgttgaatggaactgatttgggcaaatggtaaacgcgattccgaGGCGAAATTTACCAGTATTAAATTTTGCCTCACAAATTAGATCAAATTACCGAAACcgtgaaccgaccggtttgcccGTGTAAatatgtaaatggtaaacgacCACTCATTTAAAGACGCCTTCTTATTtggggtggcggggggggggggggggtggtatgTATGTCCGTAgcctgaattaaaaaaaaaaggtctattcGCGAATTGAAAAGGGAGAACATGTCGCTCTGTCACTATTGTATTTGTGATTTTCCTCGTCGCTGTCGCAGTTTCAATCCATCTtcatgtcgcttgtcggaatttattGTAACCCTAACATGAAAACGACATTTTTTAAAGCTTTATGAAGCAACTCCGGAAGAGGAcgaagagatctgggtacgagattccGAGGGGCGCGCAACGAATCCCCACTTATCCTGCATTGCGTGATTTGCCCTGCGATTTACTATGGTAGGCGGAATGGTGCAAAATTCAacgaatcaaaatcactaccaacATCAAAAACCAATCTGcagttcaacatttttttttctacatcaaCAATAAAATCCGTCCAACTTCAACGATTAATATAATAATCAACATTCGAAATATGC is a genomic window containing:
- the LOC140947529 gene encoding uncharacterized protein, coding for MCSVSTMVPLSFSFLSFSLKMLFVAPFLLLRPEATTTIVVSQESGKDNTSCLHEKTVPCRTLDYALRYVENSSFSGNVSLQSGYYPYNLTEHFHFINKTNISLAGNGESSFVKVDCHRNGSLSFERSENIRLSGILLHGCGGLHNSTAGDAFAQLNAHIQFHSAVFFVYCKNVVIESCWIINSSGIGINMYDVGGVKISHSRFEGNGHNESFTSTNVARAGGGIYMEFTYRGGEFPFDQNSSFLADFDSNNTFFITNCTFKNNHAPKQSITAAVENPYGDHHFPFGRGGGVSIFVKGAAENNFIEISLCNFADNHALWGGGIFIEYQDEVQNNTLEVTRCIFKNNKADFAGGAIRSGTLATSDKQQLLPNQIKHEDCTFDGNKAVLGGGVSHHGTNSYLKVFNDESIYVQYINCVWNNNTATMGSAIGLASPRPINGLSDLHGRGPMLIHRIVLEHCNVTNNMIVLTEDVIGQGAIYSFSTPIIFKGVDRIAYNNNTAMVVENAVVHVFGHVTFRYNIGGQGGALGLYGASVIMLMPHSQLNFFNNTAVERGGAIYVKDSGPPVVAFETTELNTRTCFVAYNNHFSLNNVTQWKTKIVFGGNKVNTTGGGDSVYASTLDGCRWANQPRINNESLEWPNTILYLDRNESSKVQIATDAFMIQINISDWKVSPSESFNATVKLIDEKNSSVLGVVNVTIVDGNVTLGTASNLFLIQGDYPKINNLSLKGKQGSDFKVHANTIAGRVVHKFSEPVMLRGCYPGFEQKDGETCSCMQEAGIAKCNGDFRHVMLKSGYWGGFVDDKFSTYPCPPDYCSDVCRASSFQYDSEKICTTGRNGSSVLCGACKDHYSVNLGDEHCQEECLNSHLWLLLVFFIMTLLLVLVVLRIELDIFTTYLNAWLYSYQIIAFLLQEGQYLDPFITFIIGVANWRIKGVGACLFNGMTNLYKLGINYILPSYVLLLLFALGKIARYRPSCYINKNVSRAFCTLLVLCYTNVTLISWRILHYVPINGSWVLYADGNIDFTRDWRKHLPFTILACLWIVFFVLFLPLVLLFTPWFLRRIPYLNNFRLFFDTFQRCFKDEYRWFAAYYFICRVFILLIALYVPFGSLKRSILEASSVIIVVTCLYLRPYKTDENDSYNWLNTLDAILLTNLCFVVIFSSSVVSDASDSIQDGLKDTVNVLAYVPLVYLVCFICYNGWKYFCSGNLNNYFQVPPQEAGSISETVHPPQLV